In Desulforegulaceae bacterium, the following are encoded in one genomic region:
- a CDS encoding lmo0937 family membrane protein, with protein MLWTIFVILLVLWLLGLVSSYTLGGFIHILLIIAVIVLVINLIGGRKKL; from the coding sequence ATGCTGTGGACAATTTTTGTGATACTTTTAGTTTTATGGTTGTTGGGACTTGTAAGCAGTTACACTTTGGGAGGTTTCATCCATATTCTGTTGATAATTGCAGTTATCGTTTTAGTAATTAATCTTATCGGAGGACGAAAAAAGTTATAG